One Mycolicibacterium goodii genomic region harbors:
- a CDS encoding polyketide synthase has product MTSSGDTPAAADPVVIVGMALEAPGGVAGADDYWALLTEEREALGRFPRDRGWDVGALLDGSRRDGFKPIHDIGGFLTGAGQFDPAFFGISPREAVAMDPQQRVALRVAWRALENSGINPDELAGHDAGCYIGASGLEYGPALSEFSHHSGHLITGTSLGVISGRIAYTLDLAGPALTIDTSCSSALTALHTAVGAVRAGDCDLALTGAVCVMGTPGYFVEFSKQHALSDDGHCRPYSAHASGTVWAEGAAMFVLQRKSAALRDGRRILAEVRATALNQDGRTTGLTAPSGTAQQRLFHKAIDQAGVRPEDVGMIEGHGTGTRLGDRTELRSLAQTYGATASGAGALLGSVKSNVGHAQAAAGGLGLAKVLLAGQHAAIPATLHIDQPSHEIDWEAQGLRLATKLTPWPAVNGERIAAVSAFGMSGTNAHAIVAIPDREAA; this is encoded by the coding sequence ATGACCTCTAGCGGGGACACGCCGGCGGCAGCCGACCCGGTCGTCATCGTCGGGATGGCGTTGGAGGCCCCTGGCGGGGTCGCCGGTGCCGACGACTACTGGGCCCTGCTCACCGAGGAACGCGAGGCGCTCGGCCGATTCCCGCGTGACCGCGGGTGGGACGTCGGCGCCCTGCTCGACGGGTCCCGGCGCGACGGCTTCAAACCCATCCACGATATCGGTGGGTTCCTCACCGGCGCAGGGCAATTCGATCCGGCGTTCTTCGGCATATCGCCGCGCGAGGCCGTCGCGATGGATCCCCAGCAGCGCGTCGCGCTGCGCGTGGCGTGGCGTGCGCTGGAGAACAGCGGTATCAATCCCGACGAGCTCGCCGGGCACGACGCCGGCTGCTACATCGGTGCCTCGGGCCTGGAGTACGGGCCCGCACTGTCCGAGTTCTCCCACCACAGCGGCCATCTCATCACCGGAACCTCGCTCGGTGTGATCTCGGGCCGCATCGCCTACACGCTCGATCTGGCCGGGCCCGCGCTCACCATCGACACGTCCTGCTCGTCGGCGCTCACCGCACTGCACACCGCGGTCGGCGCGGTGCGTGCCGGGGACTGCGACCTGGCGTTGACCGGCGCGGTGTGCGTGATGGGCACGCCGGGTTACTTCGTCGAGTTCTCCAAACAGCACGCGCTGTCCGACGACGGCCACTGCCGCCCCTACAGCGCGCACGCGAGCGGCACCGTATGGGCCGAGGGTGCGGCGATGTTCGTCCTGCAACGGAAGTCGGCCGCGCTGCGAGACGGCCGCCGCATCCTGGCCGAGGTCCGGGCGACCGCGCTGAACCAGGACGGCCGAACCACCGGACTGACCGCGCCGAGCGGCACGGCGCAGCAACGCCTGTTCCACAAGGCCATCGACCAGGCCGGCGTGCGCCCCGAGGACGTCGGGATGATCGAGGGCCACGGCACCGGCACCCGACTCGGTGACCGCACCGAACTGCGCTCGCTGGCCCAGACGTACGGTGCCACCGCGTCCGGTGCCGGCGCTCTCCTCGGTTCGGTGAAATCCAACGTGGGCCACGCGCAGGCCGCCGCGGGCGGGCTGGGGCTGGCCAAAGTGCTGCTCGCCGGGCAACACGCCGCGATCCCGGCCACGCTGCACATCGACCAGCCGAGCCACGAGATCGACTGGGAAGCACAAGGATTGCGTCTGGCCACGAAGCTCACGCCGTGGCCTGCGGTCAACGGCGAGCGCATCGCTGCGGTGTCGGCATTCGGTATGAGCGGCACCAACGCCCACGCGATCGTCGCTATCCCGGACCGGGAGGCGGCGTGA
- a CDS encoding amino acid adenylation domain-containing protein, translated as MVSSGATSPKTVHDEVAALLGLSPDALDPEADLIASGLDSIRMMSLSGRWRRQGIDVGFAELAAAPTVNAWRQLVAQRAARSGGAKGPEPQTAEGADSSEAFPLAPIQHAMWIGRQSEQQLGGVAAHLYVEFDGAGVDPDRLRIAADKLAERHPMLRVEILGDGTQRIGDRRLPLHIYDLRDLEPAAAEERLEAIRDEKSHQLLEVDMLELSLSLLPDGRTRLHVDMDMQAADAVSYRNFMADLAAFYRGAELPPLGYTYREYRAALTASTPPPSPEDVQWWAERIPELPDPPALPLIPQSEQRNPLRSIRLWHILDVSTRDALFAAAHRRGITPAMAVASTYANALAKWSSSSRFLLNLPMFGREPFHPDVEKLVGDFTSSLLLDIDLAGADTPIARARVLQETLHATARRSAVSGLDVLRDMSRHRGAQMLATIVYTSALGLGDLFAGDVTDQFGEPVWTISQGPQVLIDAQATPLAKGLMINWDVRVEAFPAGLPEAMFDYQLAELRRLASDDNAWDAVDPPAVSAASQAVRAAANATAAEPSGDSLVDGFFRNAEQAPDRVAVIGSTGELTYGELKDKVLAVAAALQSRGVHRGDVVAVMGPKNPEQIPALLGILTAGAAYLPIGIDQPDERARQILDTGGVEFALVTGTEHPAILQAVGVPALTVGEAEIVGDPAEFEPPGFDVADLAYVLFTSGSTGEPKGVELTHDAVMNTLEFLYRHFGIGPDDRALALSHLESDMSVPDVFGTLRAGGAIVVVDEEHRRDPDTWARLIDAHRVTVVNFLPGWLEMLREVGGSLSSLRVVLAGGDWVRPDLVRALRKRAPHCRFAGLGGATETAIHGTIYEVGEDLDESCPLTWPSVPYGVPFPNNLCRVVNERGEDCPDWVPGELWFAGRGIARGYRGRNDLTAQKFVEYDGRRWYRSGDLARYWPDGTLEFIGRTDHRVKLSGYRIELGEVEAALRRVPGVEGAVAAVVAVEGGRDVLGALIRLGDSDLDTETVADRLRALVPAHMVPRLLVTTDRIPYTLGKVDRRAVARRLSEAGLSVDRGHREPSTALETALVRIVAEVLGRSDVGVDDDFFSVGGDSVLATQVIARVRDWLDTHTAAVADIFATRTVAGLAGVLMGRESDDSRLEQVCELYLEVAGMDNAEIAAELQRTASTP; from the coding sequence ATGGTGAGTAGCGGGGCGACGAGTCCGAAGACCGTTCACGACGAGGTGGCCGCACTCCTGGGACTGAGCCCCGATGCTCTGGATCCGGAAGCCGATCTGATCGCCTCCGGTCTCGACTCGATCCGGATGATGTCGCTGTCCGGCCGGTGGCGCAGGCAAGGTATCGACGTCGGGTTCGCCGAACTGGCGGCCGCTCCCACCGTGAATGCCTGGCGGCAACTGGTCGCCCAACGCGCCGCGCGTTCTGGAGGTGCCAAGGGTCCAGAGCCGCAGACCGCAGAGGGCGCCGACTCGTCAGAGGCCTTCCCGTTGGCCCCGATCCAGCATGCGATGTGGATCGGCCGCCAGAGTGAACAGCAGCTCGGCGGTGTCGCGGCCCATCTGTACGTCGAATTCGACGGGGCCGGAGTCGATCCCGACCGGCTGAGGATCGCCGCCGACAAGCTCGCCGAGCGTCACCCCATGCTGCGGGTGGAGATCCTCGGTGACGGCACCCAGCGGATCGGCGACCGTCGGCTTCCGCTGCACATCTACGATCTGCGCGACCTGGAACCCGCCGCCGCCGAGGAGCGGCTCGAGGCGATCCGCGACGAGAAGTCCCATCAGCTCCTCGAAGTCGACATGCTGGAGCTGAGCCTGTCGCTCCTGCCGGACGGCCGGACCCGGTTGCACGTCGACATGGACATGCAGGCTGCCGATGCGGTGAGCTACCGCAACTTCATGGCCGATCTCGCCGCGTTCTACCGGGGTGCGGAGTTGCCGCCGCTCGGTTACACCTACCGCGAGTACCGCGCCGCGCTCACCGCCTCCACGCCGCCACCGTCACCGGAAGACGTGCAGTGGTGGGCCGAGCGGATACCCGAGCTGCCTGATCCGCCCGCGCTGCCGCTCATCCCGCAATCCGAGCAGCGAAATCCGTTGCGCAGCATCAGGTTGTGGCACATCCTCGACGTTTCCACGCGCGATGCGCTGTTCGCGGCGGCGCACCGGCGTGGGATCACCCCCGCGATGGCAGTGGCTTCGACATACGCCAATGCGCTCGCCAAATGGTCGTCGAGTTCGAGGTTCCTGCTGAACCTGCCGATGTTCGGCCGTGAGCCGTTCCATCCCGACGTCGAGAAACTGGTCGGCGACTTCACCTCCTCGCTGCTGCTCGACATCGACCTGGCCGGCGCCGACACCCCGATCGCGCGGGCACGCGTGCTGCAGGAGACGCTGCACGCCACGGCCAGGCGCTCCGCGGTGTCGGGGCTCGACGTGCTGCGCGACATGAGCCGGCACCGCGGCGCGCAGATGCTGGCCACCATCGTCTACACCAGCGCGCTGGGTCTGGGCGACCTGTTCGCCGGCGACGTCACCGATCAGTTCGGCGAGCCGGTCTGGACCATCTCGCAGGGGCCGCAGGTGCTCATCGACGCTCAGGCCACGCCGCTGGCCAAGGGGTTGATGATCAACTGGGACGTGCGTGTCGAGGCCTTCCCGGCCGGGCTTCCCGAGGCGATGTTCGACTACCAACTTGCCGAGTTGCGGCGTCTGGCCAGTGATGACAATGCCTGGGACGCGGTCGATCCGCCCGCCGTCTCGGCAGCGTCGCAGGCCGTGCGGGCGGCCGCCAACGCCACCGCCGCGGAGCCGAGCGGGGACAGCCTCGTCGACGGCTTCTTCCGCAACGCCGAGCAGGCTCCTGATCGGGTCGCGGTCATCGGCTCCACGGGCGAACTCACCTATGGTGAGCTGAAAGACAAGGTCCTCGCGGTCGCGGCGGCACTGCAATCCCGCGGCGTACATCGCGGGGACGTCGTGGCGGTGATGGGACCCAAGAACCCCGAGCAGATCCCGGCACTGCTCGGCATTCTGACCGCCGGCGCGGCCTACCTGCCGATCGGTATCGACCAACCCGATGAGCGGGCCCGGCAGATTCTCGATACCGGTGGCGTCGAGTTCGCACTGGTGACCGGCACCGAGCATCCCGCGATTCTCCAGGCGGTCGGGGTTCCTGCCCTCACCGTCGGCGAGGCCGAGATCGTCGGGGACCCGGCCGAATTCGAACCCCCGGGCTTCGATGTCGCCGATCTGGCTTATGTGCTGTTCACCTCGGGATCGACCGGTGAACCCAAGGGCGTGGAGCTCACCCACGACGCGGTGATGAACACCCTGGAGTTCCTGTACCGGCATTTCGGCATCGGTCCGGATGACCGGGCTCTGGCGTTGTCACATCTCGAATCCGACATGTCGGTTCCCGATGTGTTCGGCACGTTGCGGGCAGGCGGCGCGATCGTGGTGGTCGACGAGGAGCACCGGCGCGACCCCGACACCTGGGCGCGGCTCATCGACGCGCACCGGGTCACGGTCGTGAACTTCCTGCCCGGTTGGCTGGAGATGTTGCGTGAGGTCGGCGGATCGCTGTCGTCGCTGCGCGTGGTGCTCGCCGGCGGCGACTGGGTCCGTCCCGATCTGGTCCGTGCGCTGCGCAAGCGGGCACCGCACTGCCGGTTCGCCGGGCTGGGTGGAGCCACCGAGACCGCGATCCACGGCACGATCTACGAAGTCGGGGAGGACCTCGATGAGTCGTGTCCGCTCACGTGGCCTTCGGTGCCCTACGGTGTGCCGTTCCCCAACAACCTGTGCCGCGTGGTCAACGAGCGGGGCGAGGACTGCCCCGACTGGGTCCCGGGCGAGCTGTGGTTCGCCGGCCGCGGCATCGCACGTGGCTACCGCGGCAGGAACGACCTGACGGCACAGAAATTCGTCGAATACGACGGCCGGAGGTGGTACCGCTCCGGGGATCTCGCCAGGTACTGGCCCGACGGCACGTTGGAGTTCATCGGCCGCACCGACCACCGGGTGAAGCTCAGCGGCTACCGCATCGAGCTCGGCGAGGTCGAGGCCGCGCTGCGGCGCGTTCCCGGCGTCGAGGGCGCGGTGGCCGCCGTGGTCGCGGTCGAAGGCGGCCGTGACGTCCTCGGGGCCCTGATCCGCCTCGGCGATTCGGACCTCGACACCGAAACGGTCGCCGACCGCTTGCGCGCCCTGGTGCCCGCGCACATGGTCCCGCGGCTGCTGGTCACCACCGACCGGATTCCGTACACGCTCGGCAAGGTCGACCGTCGCGCGGTGGCGCGCCGGTTGAGCGAGGCCGGCCTGTCGGTGGACCGCGGTCATCGTGAGCCGTCGACCGCATTGGAAACCGCGCTCGTGCGGATCGTGGCCGAGGTCCTCGGCCGAAGCGACGTGGGAGTGGACGACGACTTCTTCTCCGTGGGTGGTGACTCGGTACTGGCCACGCAGGTCATCGCACGGGTGCGCGACTGGCTGGACACCCACACCGCCGCAGTCGCCGACATCTTCGCCACGCGGACGGTTGCGGGCCTGGCGGGCGTGCTGATGGGCCGCGAATCCGACGATTCCCGACTGGAGCAGGTGTGTGAGCTCTATCTGGAAGTTGCCGGAATGGACAACGCCGAGATCGCCGCCGAACTCCAGCGCACGGCCTCGACCCCTTGA
- a CDS encoding AMP-binding protein, which translates to MVVELPGTPADAAAPGCGLHDAFYARAAEDPHRAALTWSTGQASYRELRTNSLAVAGALAVAGVRPGDGVAVVGPAGPDTVTAFLGILSAGAVYVPVVAESAEDIERLLQRAGARMALFASGAQPSWLPSLTVAEALGIGARSRVTEPVPCDPGAPAYRVVGSGGRHTEVSHARATQAVDELIRSLGARAGGAVHIGEATEPGRSVLAMAAALTVGAAIVSAEVPPYRDRCVVRSFPYAIPVTSAFDAATAS; encoded by the coding sequence ATGGTCGTCGAGCTCCCCGGCACGCCCGCGGATGCCGCGGCACCCGGCTGCGGGTTGCATGACGCGTTCTACGCGCGCGCCGCGGAGGACCCACACCGTGCGGCGCTGACCTGGTCTACCGGTCAGGCGAGTTACCGGGAACTGCGGACGAACTCACTCGCCGTCGCGGGCGCGCTCGCCGTCGCGGGCGTGCGTCCAGGCGACGGTGTCGCTGTCGTCGGGCCCGCGGGGCCCGACACGGTCACGGCCTTCCTCGGCATCCTGTCCGCCGGTGCCGTGTATGTCCCGGTTGTCGCCGAGTCGGCCGAAGACATCGAACGGCTCCTGCAGCGGGCCGGTGCGCGGATGGCGCTGTTCGCATCCGGCGCGCAGCCGAGTTGGCTGCCGTCCCTCACGGTGGCAGAGGCGCTGGGGATCGGCGCCCGCTCGCGTGTCACCGAACCCGTTCCGTGCGATCCGGGTGCACCGGCCTATCGCGTCGTCGGGTCTGGCGGCCGGCACACCGAGGTGTCCCATGCCCGCGCGACCCAGGCGGTCGACGAGCTCATCCGGAGTCTCGGCGCCCGGGCCGGAGGTGCCGTCCACATCGGGGAGGCCACAGAACCCGGCCGATCGGTGCTCGCCATGGCCGCGGCGCTGACCGTGGGCGCCGCGATCGTCAGCGCCGAGGTCCCTCCGTACCGGGATCGCTGCGTGGTGAGGAGCTTTCCGTACGCCATCCCGGTGACGTCCGCCTTCGACGCCGCGACCGCATCGTGA
- the mbtD gene encoding mycobactin polyketide synthase MbtD — protein sequence MNGHAALSDGRVPVVLSAHAEDLVGTDAAAILRYLDGRNDTAPSDVAYTLLRTRRLRRHRAVIRAAGIDELTAGLRALADGEDHPLVTRAAAPQPGSRRRIAFVFPGQGSQWPSMGVESYRLLDEYRAEVDRCAAEFGNAGVASPLDYLLADPSSGATTNEFSQVQIQGAQFAHSVALARVWRSYGVVPDITVGHSLGEIGAAYVADAITLPEAVGIVIARATVLDRLTGPYRVAVLGITPEEATDVISETPGWLELSVVNSPSSVAVSGETEAVAAAVRAVAARGAFAKEIEMWFPAHTTALDGVRDQLDALLPDGRFAEAPVQFIGSATADVVEAGTDFAEYWYMNLRTTVRFDRAIARAARRGARVFVELSAHPALLFNMAELLDDSRGVVVVGSGRRDEQLPERLAANVTTVALADPGYRWADRIGEHRAVLPDFPFAPMRAEHLWAQPDPLPPVAGLKVAEEQWHPVATPGVRGGRRIAVVELDAECSVADTLRAAAERIESVEVVTPAEAEVLVVIAPMLSEDDPVVAAEELGRRIDSGLLRYPGMITETTRDVWLVTGRGERVPVDRAAALPVGAAMAAMHRSIAFEHPDQNFRQLDVPLDLNADGGAAAIGAVSGSIPGTADIALRTDGSAVALWRRGMRDGAPTSPPWPADVLEDVVITGGTGAVGLQFARRLAALGARRIVLLSRTGLDDNQAGELPGGIEIVAPRCDLTDAAQLRNVAAEFGGRGASLVVHAAAAAAIGIGDELTGADAQVTFAAKLTGAANLLAAWPMRPEARILLCSSVSGLWGGLGHAAYAAANRLLDVMADRLRSQGLRCTSVRWGLWPGAGVIDAHEIARVERAGLRAMAPDRAVDTGLHDFAGDPLVFSADAQRLALFLDLGTDTDTGEAAPVPRQPGDTDEDPPVDAVGVDARDAVRTALGDVLKLSGTTGLDLDASLLDLGVDSLLAVDLRKKLKKATGRSVPLATLLGGVTATELIEHLERPEKETFSRD from the coding sequence GTGAACGGACACGCAGCACTGTCGGATGGGCGCGTGCCCGTCGTGCTCAGCGCGCACGCCGAGGATCTGGTCGGCACCGACGCCGCGGCGATCCTGCGGTACCTGGACGGCAGGAACGACACCGCACCGTCGGATGTGGCGTACACGCTGCTGCGTACCCGTCGCCTGCGCCGCCACCGCGCGGTCATCAGGGCCGCGGGCATCGACGAACTCACCGCAGGCCTGCGTGCGCTCGCCGACGGCGAGGACCATCCACTCGTCACGAGAGCCGCGGCACCACAACCGGGTTCGCGGCGGCGCATCGCCTTCGTGTTCCCGGGGCAGGGCAGCCAGTGGCCGTCGATGGGCGTCGAGTCCTACCGGCTGCTCGACGAGTACCGCGCCGAGGTCGACCGCTGCGCCGCCGAGTTCGGCAACGCCGGCGTGGCGTCACCGCTCGACTACCTGCTGGCCGATCCGTCCTCCGGCGCCACCACCAACGAGTTCTCCCAGGTGCAGATCCAGGGTGCGCAGTTCGCGCACAGCGTCGCGCTGGCGCGGGTCTGGCGGTCCTACGGCGTGGTGCCCGACATCACGGTGGGGCACAGCCTCGGTGAGATAGGTGCGGCGTACGTCGCGGACGCCATCACCCTGCCCGAGGCGGTCGGGATCGTGATCGCCCGCGCCACCGTGCTGGACCGGCTCACCGGCCCGTACCGGGTCGCGGTTCTCGGCATCACGCCCGAGGAAGCCACCGACGTGATCTCCGAAACCCCCGGCTGGCTCGAACTGTCGGTGGTGAACTCGCCGTCGTCGGTCGCGGTGTCGGGGGAGACAGAAGCCGTCGCCGCCGCCGTGCGGGCGGTGGCCGCGCGAGGTGCGTTCGCCAAGGAGATCGAGATGTGGTTCCCGGCGCACACCACCGCGCTCGACGGTGTGCGTGACCAACTCGACGCGCTGCTGCCCGATGGCCGGTTCGCCGAGGCGCCCGTGCAGTTCATCGGATCGGCCACCGCCGATGTGGTCGAGGCCGGAACAGATTTCGCCGAATACTGGTACATGAACCTGCGCACCACGGTGCGCTTCGACCGTGCGATCGCCCGTGCCGCGCGGCGCGGGGCCCGCGTCTTCGTCGAACTCTCCGCACATCCGGCCCTGCTGTTCAACATGGCTGAACTGCTCGATGATTCGCGGGGCGTGGTGGTGGTCGGCTCCGGACGGCGTGACGAACAGCTGCCCGAGCGCCTCGCGGCCAACGTCACCACCGTGGCGCTCGCGGATCCGGGATACCGGTGGGCCGATCGGATCGGCGAGCACCGTGCGGTGCTGCCCGACTTCCCGTTCGCGCCCATGCGTGCCGAACACCTCTGGGCGCAACCGGATCCGCTTCCCCCGGTCGCGGGACTGAAGGTGGCCGAGGAGCAGTGGCACCCGGTGGCGACGCCCGGAGTGCGCGGTGGCCGACGCATCGCGGTGGTCGAACTCGATGCGGAGTGCTCGGTTGCCGACACTCTTCGTGCGGCAGCCGAACGCATCGAGAGCGTCGAGGTGGTCACGCCCGCCGAGGCCGAGGTTCTCGTCGTGATCGCACCGATGCTCAGCGAGGACGATCCGGTGGTCGCCGCAGAGGAGCTCGGCAGGCGGATCGACAGCGGTCTGCTGCGGTATCCCGGCATGATCACCGAGACCACGCGTGACGTCTGGCTGGTGACCGGCCGCGGTGAGCGTGTCCCGGTCGACCGGGCCGCGGCGTTGCCGGTGGGCGCCGCGATGGCCGCGATGCATCGCAGCATCGCCTTCGAGCACCCCGACCAGAACTTCCGGCAGCTCGATGTCCCGCTGGACCTGAACGCCGATGGCGGGGCCGCCGCGATCGGCGCGGTGTCGGGTTCGATCCCGGGTACCGCAGACATCGCGCTGCGCACCGACGGTTCCGCGGTGGCACTCTGGCGTCGCGGTATGCGCGACGGGGCGCCCACATCGCCGCCGTGGCCCGCCGACGTCCTCGAAGACGTCGTCATCACCGGCGGCACCGGCGCGGTGGGACTGCAGTTCGCCCGGCGCCTGGCGGCACTGGGTGCGCGACGCATCGTGCTGTTGAGCCGCACCGGGCTCGATGACAACCAGGCCGGTGAGCTGCCCGGCGGGATCGAGATCGTCGCGCCGCGTTGTGATCTCACCGACGCCGCACAACTGCGTAACGTCGCCGCCGAGTTCGGCGGCCGCGGTGCGTCGCTGGTGGTGCACGCCGCCGCGGCGGCGGCCATCGGCATCGGTGACGAACTCACCGGCGCGGACGCACAGGTCACGTTCGCCGCGAAGCTGACCGGCGCCGCCAACCTGCTCGCGGCCTGGCCGATGCGCCCGGAGGCACGAATCCTGCTGTGCTCCTCGGTGTCCGGGCTGTGGGGTGGCCTCGGGCATGCCGCCTACGCGGCCGCGAACCGGCTGCTCGACGTCATGGCGGACCGGCTCCGCTCGCAGGGGCTGCGGTGCACCTCGGTGCGGTGGGGTCTGTGGCCAGGGGCGGGAGTCATCGACGCCCACGAGATCGCCCGGGTCGAACGAGCGGGTTTGCGTGCCATGGCGCCCGACCGTGCGGTCGACACCGGGTTGCACGACTTCGCGGGTGATCCGTTGGTGTTCAGCGCCGACGCGCAGCGCCTCGCGCTGTTCCTCGACCTCGGCACCGACACCGACACCGGGGAGGCCGCACCGGTGCCACGGCAACCCGGTGACACCGACGAGGATCCACCGGTCGACGCCGTGGGTGTCGATGCGCGTGATGCCGTACGCACCGCGCTGGGCGACGTGCTCAAGCTGAGCGGCACCACAGGCCTTGACCTCGATGCATCGCTACTGGACCTCGGTGTCGACTCACTGCTGGCAGTCGACCTGCGTAAGAAGCTCAAGAAAGCCACCGGGCGCTCCGTGCCGCTGGCCACCCTGCTCGGCGGTGTGACCGCCACCGAGCTCATCGAGCACCTCGAAAGACCCGAAAAGGAAACGTTCTCGCGTGACTGA
- a CDS encoding thioesterase II family protein has protein sequence MTDTDVALESWIKRHPAPAGSGKPTLLFPHAGGAALAYRSLGLALAESGSDAYVMQYPRRGDRLSHPAPATVGDLARDLFEAGDWSRLGPLRLFGHCMGAVVAFEFARTAERNGVEVEALWVSASEAPSAVAASPALPMGSSEIIAEMVDLGGTDPQLLDDDDFVELLLTAVRADYEAFNRYTCDTAVTIAADIYALGGEQDHRISEDMLRGWEIHTDGAFTLSMFDGGHFYINDYTEDVAELVNDL, from the coding sequence GTGACCGATACCGACGTCGCGTTGGAATCCTGGATCAAGCGCCACCCGGCACCAGCCGGTTCCGGCAAGCCGACGCTGCTCTTCCCGCACGCCGGCGGCGCGGCGCTGGCCTACCGGTCGTTGGGCCTCGCGCTGGCCGAGTCCGGCTCCGACGCCTACGTGATGCAGTACCCGCGCCGTGGGGACCGGCTCTCGCACCCCGCACCGGCCACGGTCGGCGACCTCGCCCGTGACCTCTTCGAGGCCGGGGACTGGTCGCGGCTGGGACCGCTGCGCCTGTTCGGCCACTGCATGGGTGCCGTCGTGGCGTTCGAGTTCGCCCGCACCGCCGAGCGCAACGGCGTCGAGGTGGAGGCACTGTGGGTGTCGGCGAGTGAGGCGCCGTCCGCGGTCGCCGCGTCTCCTGCGCTGCCGATGGGCTCCTCCGAGATCATCGCCGAGATGGTCGACCTCGGCGGCACCGACCCACAGCTGCTCGACGACGACGACTTCGTCGAGCTGCTGCTCACGGCGGTGCGCGCCGACTACGAGGCATTCAACCGCTACACGTGTGACACCGCCGTGACGATCGCGGCCGACATCTACGCGCTCGGCGGCGAACAGGACCACCGCATCAGCGAGGACATGCTGCGCGGCTGGGAGATCCACACCGACGGGGCGTTCACCCTCTCGATGTTCGACGGCGGGCATTTCTACATCAACGACTACACCGAGGATGTCGCGGAGCTGGTCAATGACCTCTAG